A single region of the Lactobacillus isalae genome encodes:
- the prfA gene encoding peptide chain release factor 1, with the protein MDKVMAQLEGLVAHYEELQEMMADPEVINDTKRYMEISKEEADMREVVQKYRKYKSDIKEIDDNKEIISNESDNDLVEMAKEENSELEKEVAELEDEIKILMLPKDPNDDKDIIMEIRGAAGGDEASLFAGDLLRMYEKYAETQGWKVSLIDSEPTEVGGYKRVAVMITGDKVYSKLKYENGAHRVQRVPVTESQGRVHTSTATVAVMPEYEQVDIDLDPKDIRVDVYRSSGAGGQHINKTSSAVRMTHLPTGIVVAMQDQRSQQQNREKAMQILKSRVYDYYESQNRDQYDAKRKDAVGTGDRSERIRTYNYPQNRVTDHRIGLTLNKLDRVMNGELDEIINALVLYYQTQQLEKMAEENA; encoded by the coding sequence ATGGATAAAGTGATGGCCCAATTGGAAGGATTAGTTGCCCATTATGAAGAACTTCAAGAAATGATGGCTGATCCTGAAGTTATTAATGATACTAAGCGCTATATGGAAATTTCTAAAGAAGAAGCCGATATGCGTGAAGTAGTACAAAAGTACAGAAAATATAAGTCAGATATCAAGGAAATTGATGATAATAAAGAAATTATCTCAAATGAATCTGATAATGACTTAGTTGAAATGGCTAAGGAAGAAAACTCTGAATTAGAAAAAGAAGTTGCTGAATTAGAAGATGAGATTAAAATCTTAATGCTTCCTAAAGATCCTAATGATGATAAAGATATTATTATGGAAATTAGAGGAGCTGCTGGTGGGGATGAAGCATCTCTATTTGCTGGCGACCTTCTTAGAATGTATGAAAAATATGCAGAAACTCAAGGCTGGAAAGTATCTTTAATTGATTCAGAACCAACTGAAGTTGGGGGTTATAAGCGCGTTGCAGTTATGATTACCGGTGACAAGGTTTACTCAAAATTAAAATATGAAAATGGAGCTCACCGTGTTCAACGCGTTCCTGTAACTGAATCTCAAGGTCGTGTTCACACTTCTACTGCAACAGTTGCAGTTATGCCAGAATACGAACAAGTTGATATTGATTTAGATCCTAAAGACATTCGTGTCGATGTTTACCGTTCATCTGGTGCTGGTGGTCAGCACATTAACAAAACTTCTAGTGCTGTTCGTATGACTCACCTTCCTACTGGAATTGTAGTTGCTATGCAAGATCAACGTAGTCAGCAACAAAACCGTGAAAAGGCAATGCAAATTTTGAAATCACGTGTTTATGATTACTATGAAAGTCAGAATCGTGACCAATATGATGCAAAGAGAAAAGATGCTGTTGGGACTGGAGATCGTTCAGAAAGAATTAGAACGTATAACTATCCTCAAAACCGTGTAACTGATCACAGAATTGGTTTAACTTTGAACAAGCTTGATCGAGTTATGAATGGTGAGCTAGACGAAATTATTAACGCTTTAGTTCTTTACTACCAAACTCAGCAACTAGAAAAGATGGCTGAAGAAAATGCCTAA
- a CDS encoding thymidine kinase, with the protein MAQLFFRYGAMSSGKSIEILKVAHNYEAQGRKIALMTSSVDDRSGVGTVASRIGLHRKAEPISEDMNLFDYVSEMNKNDVKSGKGTVACVLIDEAQFLKRHHVLECAKIVDELKIPVMAFGLKNDFQNHLFEGSENLLIFADKIEEMKTICHYCGHKATMNLRINSGKPVYEGEQVQIGGDESYYPVCRFHYFHPDKQR; encoded by the coding sequence GTGGCCCAATTGTTTTTTCGCTATGGTGCAATGAGTAGTGGTAAGTCAATTGAAATACTAAAGGTTGCCCATAACTATGAGGCGCAAGGACGAAAGATTGCTTTAATGACAAGCAGTGTAGATGATAGAAGCGGAGTGGGGACAGTCGCTTCTAGAATCGGATTACACCGCAAGGCTGAACCAATCAGTGAAGACATGAACTTATTTGACTATGTTTCAGAAATGAATAAGAATGACGTTAAGTCTGGTAAAGGTACCGTAGCCTGTGTTTTAATTGACGAGGCGCAATTTTTAAAAAGGCACCATGTATTAGAATGTGCAAAAATCGTTGATGAATTAAAAATCCCCGTAATGGCATTTGGTTTAAAAAATGACTTCCAGAATCATTTATTTGAAGGTAGTGAAAATTTACTGATTTTTGCTGATAAAATAGAAGAAATGAAGACTATTTGTCACTATTGCGGTCATAAGGCTACAATGAATTTACGAATTAATTCTGGAAAACCTGTTTATGAGGGTGAACAAGTTCAAATTGGCGGAGATGAATCTTATTATCCCGTATGTCGTTTTCACTATTTTCATCCCGATAAGCAAAGATAG
- a CDS encoding Mur ligase family protein produces the protein MNLKSGIAKAAGKSSYWFLHNVLKGGTSFPGKFAMKIDPEVLNSLAKGYETIIVTGTNGKTMTTALIVEALKKKYGDILTNPSGSNMQQGIVTAFLAHKNKRAKKKIAVLEVDEANVKMVTKLLHPSVFVLTNIFRDQMDRYGEIYTTYQKIVDGIKLAPNATIIANGDASIFSSVELPNKKVFYGFQLPDDKAENDFKAPVNTDGVLCPKCDHILHYHERIYANLGDYFCPNCGYHRPDLTYSVNQIIDQTPNSLKFRMGEKDYSIGIGGTYNIYNALAAYSVAREFGLSEEEVAQSFAENKRIFGRQELINYAGKEIDLILVKNPVGLDEVLHMLNTEKDNYSLVTLLNANHADGIDTSWIWDADYEGLNKDKIKKVLVGGKRWHDMGFRLEVSGFDPGLMTTATNNEALLDEISKLPTKKVYILATYTAMLSLRKTMGEKKIIKAGM, from the coding sequence ATGAATTTAAAATCAGGCATCGCTAAGGCAGCCGGTAAATCATCTTACTGGTTTCTTCATAATGTATTAAAGGGCGGGACGAGTTTTCCTGGAAAATTTGCCATGAAAATTGATCCTGAAGTATTAAATTCATTAGCAAAAGGCTATGAAACAATCATTGTTACAGGAACTAACGGTAAAACAATGACGACCGCTTTAATCGTAGAAGCATTGAAGAAAAAATACGGCGACATCTTAACCAATCCATCTGGTTCAAACATGCAGCAAGGAATTGTAACAGCATTTTTGGCACATAAAAATAAAAGAGCTAAAAAGAAAATTGCTGTATTAGAAGTTGATGAAGCAAACGTAAAAATGGTAACTAAACTGCTCCATCCTAGCGTATTTGTCTTAACCAACATTTTCCGTGATCAAATGGATCGATACGGTGAAATTTACACTACATATCAAAAAATAGTAGATGGAATTAAGCTCGCTCCAAATGCAACTATTATTGCTAATGGTGATGCAAGTATTTTTTCATCAGTTGAACTTCCTAACAAAAAAGTATTTTATGGTTTTCAACTTCCTGACGATAAAGCAGAAAATGACTTTAAGGCTCCAGTGAATACTGATGGTGTGTTATGTCCAAAATGCGATCATATTTTACATTATCATGAACGTATTTATGCAAACTTAGGAGACTATTTCTGTCCTAACTGTGGCTATCATAGACCTGATTTAACCTATAGCGTAAATCAAATTATCGATCAAACTCCAAATAGCCTAAAATTTAGAATGGGTGAAAAAGATTATAGCATCGGCATTGGTGGTACATACAACATTTATAATGCCTTAGCTGCCTATTCTGTAGCCAGAGAGTTTGGCTTAAGCGAAGAAGAAGTAGCACAAAGCTTTGCTGAAAATAAGCGAATCTTTGGCCGTCAAGAATTAATCAATTATGCTGGCAAGGAAATTGACCTAATTTTGGTTAAAAATCCAGTTGGACTTGATGAAGTTCTTCATATGCTCAATACTGAAAAAGATAACTATTCTTTAGTTACCCTTTTAAACGCTAACCACGCGGACGGAATTGATACTTCTTGGATCTGGGATGCTGACTATGAAGGATTAAACAAAGATAAAATCAAGAAAGTACTAGTTGGTGGTAAACGTTGGCATGACATGGGCTTTAGATTAGAAGTTTCTGGATTTGATCCTGGTCTAATGACTACAGCTACCAACAATGAAGCCTTATTAGACGAAATTTCAAAATTACCAACTAAAAAAGTTTATATCTTAGCTACTTATACCGCTATGCTCTCACTACGTAAAACAATGGGTGAAAAGAAAATAATTAAAGCAGGAATGTAG
- a CDS encoding serine hydrolase domain-containing protein, producing the protein MIEFFKTQHLVESMVSERIVPGVNYAFIKKKQVFTSTVGFASLMPKIEQLSPFALYDLASLTKVLGTTNVFLKLKEEGKLNFTEPLKEFIPEFKDDRIRLSHLLTHTSGIRGWIPNRDELDAPDLLRAIIGLPVTEEFENKMRYADTNFILLGLVLEKIYGLPVQDVIMQEIILPARLKETTFQPNPLDCVPTAYTEEGKLLQGIVHDPKARVLGKDCGSAGLFANLEDLIKMTQSYLGLRQDILPLKQDTLASLFQIETPKKVHPRSWGWDLRFDPIDQHPLIYHTGFTGTFILIDRLNQSAMIVLTNRIHPSGHNHVFLAMREKIVDTFLKENVYKD; encoded by the coding sequence TTGATAGAATTTTTTAAGACTCAGCATTTAGTAGAAAGTATGGTTAGTGAACGAATTGTACCTGGTGTAAACTATGCTTTTATTAAGAAAAAGCAAGTATTCACATCAACAGTTGGATTTGCTAGTTTAATGCCTAAAATAGAACAACTTAGCCCCTTTGCGCTTTATGATTTGGCCAGTTTGACTAAAGTCTTAGGAACTACTAATGTCTTCCTAAAATTAAAGGAAGAAGGAAAACTTAACTTTACTGAGCCACTTAAAGAATTTATTCCTGAATTTAAAGATGATCGAATTAGGTTAAGTCATTTATTAACTCATACTAGTGGTATTCGTGGTTGGATTCCTAACAGGGATGAGCTAGATGCTCCTGATCTCTTGAGGGCAATTATCGGATTACCTGTTACAGAAGAATTTGAAAATAAGATGCGCTATGCGGACACTAATTTTATTTTATTAGGTTTAGTTCTCGAAAAAATATATGGCTTACCTGTGCAAGATGTAATTATGCAGGAAATTATTTTGCCTGCTCGATTAAAAGAGACGACTTTTCAACCTAATCCGTTAGACTGCGTTCCTACTGCTTATACTGAAGAAGGTAAGCTACTTCAAGGAATTGTGCATGATCCTAAAGCACGTGTATTAGGTAAAGATTGTGGTTCTGCTGGATTATTTGCCAACTTAGAAGATTTAATAAAAATGACGCAGTCTTATTTGGGACTGCGTCAGGATATTTTGCCTTTAAAACAAGATACATTGGCTAGTTTATTTCAAATTGAAACACCTAAGAAAGTTCATCCTCGTTCTTGGGGATGGGATTTACGTTTTGATCCAATTGATCAACATCCGCTTATTTACCATACAGGATTTACGGGAACTTTTATCTTAATTGATCGTCTTAATCAGAGCGCAATGATTGTTTTGACGAATCGAATTCATCCTAGTGGCCATAATCATGTTTTTCTGGCAATGAGAGAAAAAATAGTTGATACGTTCTTAAAAGAAAATGTTTATAAGGACTAA
- a CDS encoding DHA2 family efflux MFS transporter permease subunit, translating to MEKQAKNTLAVLATAFMSFVGILTETSLNVTFPAMMKQFKVSLDTIQWTTTGYLLMIAIIMISSSYQNERFTARQLFVTAAVAFMIGSLISAFAPTFYILLLGRLISALGVGLCTPMMFNLIVEVIPRRRWGFYMGIAGLVVAMAPTLGPAFGGSVSYYLNWRWIFIIATIFALIVFIAGIFVIGSYHPVEKKSFNWMAYIVLSLSLVSLVIGVNQLSKGLKNWHLWTLLAIAAVLFVLFVVISKRSTSKLLDLAVFEDKAFIFGACAYFLLQFINIGVSFVLPNYIQIVNKQTSLIGGLVLLPGSIIAGLLNPYFGRIYDRWGAKVPLYSGAFLMALGSFLLAIWGLNLSTWMIICFYGVLMLGHRMSFSNTMAQSLKIVDNDLKSDATAVCQTAQQLAGSMGTAILAAIIAIFQNKHTANYATLTAQGSRTAFYFTFGLGILILLCDWIMFKLSKENVSKKA from the coding sequence ATGGAAAAACAGGCAAAAAACACACTTGCAGTTCTGGCAACAGCATTTATGTCTTTCGTTGGAATTTTAACTGAAACAAGTTTAAATGTAACTTTTCCTGCAATGATGAAGCAGTTTAAAGTTTCTCTGGATACCATTCAATGGACTACTACTGGCTATTTGTTAATGATTGCAATTATTATGATTAGCTCGTCATATCAAAATGAACGTTTTACAGCAAGACAATTATTTGTGACAGCTGCAGTTGCTTTCATGATTGGAAGTCTAATTTCAGCATTTGCACCTACTTTTTATATTTTATTGTTAGGAAGATTAATTTCGGCCTTAGGTGTGGGACTTTGCACGCCGATGATGTTTAATTTGATAGTAGAAGTAATTCCCAGACGGCGTTGGGGATTCTACATGGGTATTGCTGGCCTAGTTGTTGCGATGGCACCAACTTTGGGACCGGCTTTTGGCGGAAGCGTATCATATTATCTTAATTGGCGCTGGATTTTTATTATTGCTACAATTTTTGCCCTAATAGTATTTATTGCGGGAATTTTTGTAATAGGAAGCTATCATCCGGTTGAAAAGAAATCATTTAATTGGATGGCTTACATAGTTTTAAGTCTTAGTTTGGTTAGTTTAGTAATCGGCGTCAATCAATTAAGTAAGGGACTGAAAAATTGGCACTTATGGACATTATTAGCCATAGCGGCAGTTCTGTTTGTTTTATTTGTGGTAATCTCCAAAAGATCTACTAGTAAATTACTCGACTTAGCAGTTTTTGAAGACAAGGCATTCATTTTTGGAGCTTGTGCATATTTTTTACTTCAATTTATTAATATTGGTGTAAGTTTTGTACTTCCTAATTATATTCAAATTGTCAACAAGCAGACATCTTTGATCGGTGGTTTAGTTTTACTTCCAGGAAGTATTATTGCAGGCTTATTGAATCCGTATTTTGGCCGCATATATGATCGCTGGGGTGCAAAGGTGCCATTGTATAGTGGAGCTTTTTTAATGGCATTAGGAAGCTTTTTATTGGCTATTTGGGGATTGAACTTAAGTACATGGATGATTATTTGCTTTTATGGTGTTCTAATGTTGGGACACAGAATGTCATTTAGCAACACAATGGCTCAAAGTCTAAAAATAGTAGATAATGATTTGAAGTCTGATGCGACCGCAGTTTGTCAAACGGCGCAACAATTAGCTGGTTCAATGGGAACTGCGATTTTAGCTGCGATTATAGCGATTTTTCAAAATAAACATACAGCAAATTATGCTACTCTTACTGCTCAAGGAAGCAGAACAGCATTTTACTTTACTTTTGGTCTTGGAATTTTGATTTTATTGTGTGATTGGATTATGTTTAAGCTAAGTAAAGAAAATGTATCAAAGAAAGCGTAA
- a CDS encoding glucose-6-phosphate isomerase: MSKVVHFDASKLTPFVHENELKEMQAMVTAADQELREGTGAGSDFRGWIDLPINYDKDEFDRIKKAAKKIQNDSEVLVGIGIGGSYLGAQASIEFLNSSFYGREKEKYPTVVFCGNSLSGSYLYDLLEWLGDKDFSINIISKSGTTTEPSIAFRVLKDKLIKKYGKEEAAKRIYATTDRAKGALKTEADAEGYEEFVVPDDIGGRFSVLSAVGLLPIAVAGGDIDAMMKGAADARAAYTDPDVLKDSPYQYAALRNILYRKGYTTELLENYEPSLRMFGEWWKQLMGESEGKDQKGIYPSSANFTTDLHSLGQYIQEGRRNLMETVIRVENPAHDVTIPDDKENLDQLNFLSGKTMNYVNDRAYEGVVLAHTDGGVPVMTVDIENQSAHTLGYLIYWFELAVGISGYLNGINPFNQPGVESYKRNMFGLLNKPGYEDLHDDLTKRLK, encoded by the coding sequence ATGAGTAAAGTTGTTCACTTTGATGCAAGTAAATTAACTCCTTTTGTTCATGAAAATGAATTAAAGGAAATGCAAGCAATGGTAACTGCTGCAGATCAAGAATTACGCGAAGGTACTGGCGCAGGTAGTGACTTCCGTGGTTGGATTGATTTACCAATTAATTATGATAAAGATGAATTTGATCGTATTAAAAAAGCTGCTAAAAAGATTCAAAATGATTCAGAAGTTTTAGTTGGTATTGGTATTGGTGGTTCATATCTTGGTGCCCAAGCTTCAATCGAATTCTTAAATAGCTCTTTCTACGGTAGAGAAAAAGAAAAGTACCCAACTGTTGTATTTTGTGGTAACTCTCTTTCTGGTTCATACCTTTACGATTTGCTTGAATGGTTAGGAGACAAGGACTTCTCAATTAATATTATTTCTAAGTCTGGTACTACTACTGAACCTTCAATTGCATTCCGTGTCTTAAAGGACAAGTTAATCAAGAAGTATGGTAAAGAAGAAGCTGCTAAGAGAATTTATGCAACTACTGACCGTGCTAAGGGTGCTTTGAAGACTGAAGCAGATGCAGAAGGCTACGAAGAATTCGTAGTTCCAGATGACATTGGTGGTCGTTTCTCAGTATTATCAGCTGTTGGTTTGCTTCCAATCGCTGTAGCTGGTGGTGACATTGATGCAATGATGAAGGGTGCTGCTGATGCACGTGCTGCATACACTGATCCAGATGTTTTGAAGGATAGTCCCTACCAATACGCAGCTCTTCGTAACATTCTTTACCGTAAAGGTTACACTACTGAATTGCTTGAAAACTATGAACCATCATTAAGAATGTTTGGCGAATGGTGGAAACAATTAATGGGTGAATCTGAAGGTAAGGATCAAAAGGGCATTTACCCATCTAGCGCTAACTTTACTACTGACCTTCACTCACTTGGTCAATACATCCAAGAAGGTCGTCGTAATTTGATGGAAACAGTTATCCGTGTTGAAAATCCAGCTCACGATGTAACTATTCCTGATGATAAGGAAAACTTGGACCAATTAAACTTCTTATCAGGTAAGACTATGAACTACGTAAATGATCGTGCATACGAAGGTGTAGTTTTAGCCCACACTGATGGTGGTGTACCAGTTATGACTGTTGATATTGAAAATCAATCAGCTCATACTTTAGGTTACTTAATTTACTGGTTCGAATTAGCTGTAGGTATTTCAGGTTACTTGAACGGTATTAATCCATTTAACCAACCAGGTGTTGAAAGTTACAAGAGAAACATGTTTGGTCTTTTGAACAAGCCTGGTTATGAAGATTTACATGATGATTTAACTAAACGTCTAAAATAA
- a CDS encoding VanZ family protein, with product MLFLQPLYEYIFHHYAAHINHFALIKLILYSLDKTIFYFIIFAIIRLCWLLFVRHRRTLKSEACVWIFSFYVILLLMLTVFRNTYFPWQLTFNFHRSLNDINLVFMKETLKLTHGQSMLDFFYNSLGNILWFIPFGLLFPVVIQKRSMVLTIFTGACLSICIECLQFVLETGVSDIDDVFFNVCGAVIGFIIYRIIYRFL from the coding sequence ATGCTTTTTTTACAACCCTTATATGAATATATTTTCCATCATTATGCAGCCCATATTAATCATTTTGCTTTAATTAAATTGATTTTATATAGCTTAGATAAGACAATTTTTTATTTTATTATTTTTGCAATTATTCGCTTATGTTGGCTGTTGTTTGTAAGACATCGAAGAACATTGAAATCTGAAGCATGTGTTTGGATTTTTAGCTTTTATGTTATTTTGCTTTTAATGCTTACAGTCTTTCGAAATACATATTTCCCATGGCAACTAACGTTCAATTTTCACCGTAGCTTAAACGATATAAATTTAGTATTTATGAAAGAAACGCTAAAATTAACTCATGGACAAAGCATGCTGGATTTTTTCTATAATTCATTAGGAAATATATTATGGTTTATTCCTTTTGGTTTATTGTTTCCTGTAGTTATTCAAAAAAGAAGTATGGTATTAACAATTTTTACAGGTGCTTGTCTGTCGATATGTATTGAATGTTTGCAGTTTGTTCTTGAAACTGGTGTAAGCGATATAGATGATGTGTTTTTCAATGTTTGTGGCGCAGTAATTGGTTTTATAATATATCGAATTATTTATCGATTCTTATAA
- a CDS encoding LTA synthase family protein: MNKTKRNFWQTRIGFLTILTLCFWAKYMYTAYFDFKLGLSDPYQHFIVWLTPLGTCIIILSLGLYFSKPLVSYIAMLVLDTVNTILLFANVIYYRQFSDFLTSKTIQNTGKVSQGLGKSTVALLHPSDIFLWLDLIIIIILLIVKVIKIDPRKYGFKRPFAVSSFGVFMLTLNMFLAETSRPRLLRNTFDRSYVVKYLGIDTYSVYDLLKSAQSNQVKKNANAEDINQVLDFTKKHYAKANPEYFGKAKGKNVIVLHLESFQQFLIGLKVNGQEVTPFLNSLYHNKDTVSFSNFYHQVGLGRTSDAENMLETGTYGISDGSLFSSLGSENTFQGAPQILRQSGYTSAVFHGNTGTFWNRNEVYKNLGYNYFFDANYFSQKKNDKIGYGLKDKLLFGESIKYLEQMQQPFYVKYLTVTNHIPFQLDQEDKDNNFTTTDTSNATINNYFETAHYLDQSVKEFFDYLKKSGLDKNTMVILYGDHYGVGSSDDELSALAPVLGKDFNNWTSYDTTELQKVPFMIHMNGIKGKVDNKISGEIDVLPTLLHLLGVSNKNYIQFGQDVFSKQYRQVLVFRNGTIVTPKYIIIGGKGVKGTVYNQQTGEKITKFSKKQKDEINKLVQYGHNSLHYSDLLNNHNLLRFYTPTGFIPTDPNEFDYKVNYQKMLKLRKDLGNKSTSLYSQHKGTTTDLYTTDAPEINKDEINNIPENVQSATSEKTKDNQNNSKEKDNPDK; encoded by the coding sequence GTGAATAAAACAAAACGTAATTTTTGGCAAACTAGAATTGGATTTTTAACAATCCTTACTCTTTGCTTTTGGGCAAAATACATGTATACAGCTTACTTTGATTTTAAGCTTGGCTTAAGCGATCCATACCAGCACTTTATTGTCTGGCTAACTCCGCTTGGGACATGCATTATTATTTTAAGTCTAGGTCTCTATTTTTCTAAGCCTCTTGTCTCTTATATCGCGATGCTGGTTTTAGATACAGTAAATACTATCTTACTTTTTGCAAATGTAATTTACTATCGTCAGTTTTCTGATTTTCTAACTAGCAAGACTATTCAAAATACTGGTAAAGTATCACAAGGTTTAGGAAAAAGTACTGTTGCTCTATTGCATCCCAGCGATATTTTCCTATGGTTAGACTTGATAATTATCATTATTTTGTTGATCGTTAAAGTTATCAAAATTGATCCACGTAAATACGGTTTTAAACGTCCCTTTGCAGTATCGTCCTTTGGAGTTTTCATGCTAACTTTAAATATGTTTTTGGCTGAAACTTCACGTCCGCGATTATTAAGAAATACTTTTGACCGCTCTTATGTCGTTAAATACTTGGGAATTGATACCTATTCAGTCTATGATCTTCTAAAAAGTGCCCAATCAAACCAAGTTAAAAAAAATGCTAATGCCGAAGATATTAATCAAGTACTTGATTTTACGAAAAAGCACTATGCCAAGGCTAATCCCGAATATTTTGGCAAGGCAAAAGGCAAGAACGTCATTGTCTTACACCTAGAGAGTTTCCAGCAATTTTTAATTGGCTTAAAAGTTAATGGTCAAGAAGTTACCCCATTTCTCAATTCTCTCTATCACAATAAAGATACTGTTAGTTTTAGTAACTTCTACCACCAAGTTGGCCTTGGAAGAACCAGTGATGCCGAAAATATGCTTGAAACAGGAACATATGGTATTTCAGATGGTTCTCTTTTCTCTTCTCTAGGTTCTGAAAACACCTTCCAAGGTGCTCCACAAATTCTTCGTCAATCTGGTTATACTTCCGCCGTCTTCCACGGTAATACCGGTACATTTTGGAATCGAAATGAAGTATATAAAAATCTAGGTTATAATTACTTTTTTGATGCAAATTATTTCTCTCAAAAGAAGAATGACAAAATTGGATATGGCTTAAAAGATAAACTATTATTTGGCGAAAGTATTAAATACCTTGAACAAATGCAGCAGCCATTTTATGTTAAGTATTTAACTGTTACTAACCATATTCCATTTCAACTAGATCAAGAAGACAAAGATAATAATTTTACAACTACAGATACTTCAAACGCCACAATTAATAACTATTTTGAAACAGCTCATTATCTTGACCAGTCAGTTAAAGAGTTTTTTGATTATCTAAAAAAGAGTGGTCTCGATAAAAACACAATGGTGATTCTTTATGGTGACCACTACGGCGTTGGTAGTTCTGATGATGAATTATCTGCTTTAGCTCCCGTTTTAGGTAAAGATTTCAATAACTGGACCTCTTATGATACAACCGAACTTCAAAAAGTTCCTTTCATGATTCATATGAATGGAATTAAGGGAAAAGTTGATAATAAAATTAGTGGTGAAATTGACGTCTTACCGACTCTGCTTCATCTGTTAGGAGTTTCAAATAAAAATTACATTCAATTTGGACAAGATGTATTTTCAAAACAATACCGTCAAGTATTAGTTTTCCGAAACGGCACAATTGTTACTCCTAAGTACATAATTATTGGTGGCAAGGGAGTTAAAGGCACTGTTTACAATCAGCAAACTGGTGAAAAGATTACTAAATTTAGTAAAAAACAAAAAGATGAAATCAATAAATTAGTGCAGTATGGTCATAATTCTCTTCATTATTCTGATTTATTAAATAATCACAATCTTTTACGTTTTTACACTCCGACTGGCTTTATCCCAACTGATCCGAATGAATTTGACTATAAAGTCAACTATCAAAAGATGTTAAAGTTAAGAAAAGACTTAGGCAATAAATCTACTTCTCTTTATTCCCAACACAAAGGGACAACAACAGATCTCTATACAACTGACGCTCCAGAAATTAATAAAGACGAGATTAATAATATTCCAGAAAATGTTCAATCCGCAACAAGTGAAAAGACTAAAGATAACCAAAATAATTCTAAGGAAAAAGATAATCCTGACAAATAA